In Desulfobaccales bacterium, a genomic segment contains:
- a CDS encoding DUF5752 family protein: MKISLDQPAENPFWFREYFLMPMPIGKKAVNLRELLQALRELDESVLYYHIFQSRLAITQSAEEYPNEFARWAANDLQDAKLAEKLSSFDPFDYENLTQLRQSVVDILEEYLWDIQYIPWARYGFEFHFCEASTVVMNSHICAHTLLEFCESLRKVGLDSLFYHFFEARWRLGVRNVDDFSYWIETNFGLPKLVAAIRGIDIYFYSLTEIRNTLLGLIHQHLGELCDRTQ, encoded by the coding sequence GTGAAAATTAGTTTAGATCAGCCGGCTGAGAATCCTTTTTGGTTCCGGGAATATTTTCTCATGCCCATGCCCATCGGGAAAAAGGCGGTTAATCTCCGGGAGTTGCTTCAGGCCCTCCGCGAGCTTGACGAATCGGTCCTCTACTATCATATCTTTCAGTCCCGCCTGGCCATCACCCAATCGGCGGAAGAATATCCCAACGAGTTTGCCCGGTGGGCCGCCAACGACTTACAAGACGCCAAGCTGGCCGAGAAGCTCAGCTCCTTTGACCCCTTTGACTATGAAAATCTGACCCAGTTACGCCAGTCCGTTGTGGATATTCTGGAGGAGTATCTCTGGGATATCCAATATATCCCCTGGGCTCGGTACGGGTTTGAGTTCCATTTCTGTGAGGCCTCCACCGTGGTGATGAACTCCCATATTTGCGCCCATACCCTACTGGAGTTCTGTGAGAGCCTGCGTAAAGTGGGTTTGGATTCCTTATTTTATCATTTTTTTGAAGCCCGCTGGCGTTTGGGGGTGCGCAATGTTGACGACTTTTCCTATTGGATTGAGACCAACTTCGGTCTGCCGAAGTTGGTCGCCGCCATCCGGGGCATCGATATTTACTTCTACAGCTTGACAGAAATCCGCAACACTCTTTTAGGGTTGATTCATCAACATCTGGGAGAACTCTGTGATCGGACTCAATGA